In Levilactobacillus brevis, the genomic window TTCTTCATTCTGATGATTGTCGTTATGATCGGGGTGGGCTTCTATAACATTGTGACCGGGAACATTACCTACCACGCTTCGGCACGGCTAGGCGGTTCCGTCTCCGGCATGACACTGTTGCTGTTCTTCCGGGCGTTCTCGTCTGGGTCTTCTTCCCTAACCGGGGTGGAAGCTATCAGTAATGCCGTGCCAAACTTTAAGAAGCCCAAGAGCCACAATGCATCGGCGACGTTGGCAATTATGGCGACCATCTTGGCCATCTTCTTCGGGGGCATCACGTTCCTTAGTTACTACATGGGGATTCGGCCCGAAGCCAGCCAAACGGTGCTCTCGCAAATTGGGGTCGGCGTTTTTGGTCACGGGGTTATCTACTATTTGTTACAACTGTCAACGGCTTTGATCTTAGCCGTTGCCGCCAACACCGGGTTCTCGGCCTTTCCAATTCTGGCCTACAACCTGGCGAAGGATAAGTTCTTACCTCACGCGTACCTGGACCGGGGGGATCGGTTGGGCTACTCCAACGGGATTATTTCCCTGGCGGTTGGCGCGATTGTCCTCATCTTCATCTTCCACGGGCAAACGACGCTGTTGATTCCACTGTATGCGGTCGGGGTTTTCGTACCGTTTACCTTGTCACAATCTGGCATGATTATTCACTGGTTCCGTACGCGAGAAGGGTTCTGGCAGGGGAAGGCCTTTATCAACTTGATTGGAGCGCTGATTTCGGTGGTCCTGGTCATCTTCCTCTTGTTCCTGCACTTCGCCAACGTTTGGCCATACCTGATCATCATGCCCCTGCTGCTGTTGCTGTTCTACCGCATTCACCAACATTACAAGAAGGTTGCTCGGCAACTGCGGGTGGCAGCCAAGACCAAGGCTGATATGCACGAATACGATGGGGCAACGGTCATTGTGTTGGTCAGCAACATCACTCGGGTGACGGCCGGGGCCATCAACTATGCGCGGTCCATTGGGGATTACGTCATCGCGATGCACGTGTCCTTCGACGAGAATCCGGAGAAGGAACACAAGACGGCTCAGGAATTCAAAGAAGAATTCCCGGACATCCGTTTCGTGGATATTCACTCGTCTTACCGGTCGATTGCGACGCCAACGTTGCGGTTCTGTGATGTCATTGCCAAACGGGCGGCTGAACGAAACTTTACCACCACGGTATTGGTTCCACAGTTTGTGCCGCGGCATCCTTGGCAAAACGTCCTGCATAACCAGACGGCGTTACGCTTACGGACGACCTTGAACTCACGAGAAAACATTATTGTCTCGACTTATAACTATCACTTGAAAGAGTAGTACCGAAAGGCCCGCAAAACCAATTTGGTTTTGCGGGCCTTTTACATAGGTTAAAAGTAGAATTAACGCATTAGGTTCTGTAACAACAGTGTTCTTTCCGCTAAAATTTGTGAAACCAGAGGTCGGTGCCTGCTATGAAGGCCACCGCCAGCCCTAGTAATCTCTGGCGGAGTGATGCTTACAATAACACCGGCGTTTGGCGAGCGGCAGGGCAGCGACCAAGCTACCGCAATCCCACCAGCGAGGCGAATGGGGGCACGAGGAGGTCGACCACAATGGAGATGATGACCACCGCAATCGAGGCCATGGACCCTTGAATGGAGCCCAGTTGAACGGCCTTGGCCGAGCCAACGGTGTGTCCAGCCGTCCCCAACCCTAATCCGGCACCAATCGGGTCTTTGTCAATCCGGAAGAATTTAACCAGCCAGTCGCCCAGCGCGTAAATGATGACGGAGTTGAGGATGCAGGCCGTCGCCGTGACCGCACCGACCCCGCCAATGGCATTGGAGATGGGCATGGCGATGGCCGTAGTCGCCGCCTGAGGGAGCATGGAGGCAATTCCCACCGTGTCGAGGCCAATGAGCTTAGCCGCCTCGTAGATCACCAGCAGTGAGATGCTGAGGCCAATGATGAGGGACAAAATGATTTCTAGCCAAAAGCGTTTGACAATGTCGTTCCGGCGATAAAGCGGTACGGCAAAGGCAATGGTGGCGGGATTTAAGAACCAGAAGATGATGTCGCCCCCGGGCTTGTAGGCCGATCGGTAGAAGGTCTCCGTTGAGGTGCCGAAGGTCTTGGCTAGTAGAAACAGGACCAGGATACCGAGAACCATACCGACAAAGAGCGGTTGGAAGAGGAAGAAGCCCTTACTGATCTTGAAGAGCCACTGACCAATTAAGTAGACGACCAGCGATAAGAAGATACCAAAGATGGCATTACCAGCGGTGGAGCCGTCGGCGTTGAGTCCGAGACCGTCGCCGAGCCATTTGCCCCACAACGCTAAATTGGGGTTTTCCGCTAAAATTAACATGTTATAACCTTCTTCGTTTAGGCGCTAAAGTGTCGACTCTTGCTTCACCGCACAACTACGGTGAAACAGGTGTTGCCGAAGCCAGATTAGTCCAACGGCGGTGTAGCTGACCAGCACCAGCATGACGATGGTGGCAATCAATACGACGGCCGTGATCTGCAAGCCCTGAGCCTTTAAAATATCCAGGCTGGCTGCAAGCTGAACGCCGGCAGGAACAAAGAGAAAAGCAATCAGGCTGATCATGAAATCAGCGAATTTTTCAACTTGACGTAATTTTAAAATATGGGTGGCCAGTAGAGTGTAGAGAATCACAATCCCGATGACTGGCGTAGGGACGGGGAGCGAGGCGGGGAACAGAGGAGAGATCAGACTTGCCACAAAGAGAATTGCAGCGAAGATACTCATCTGGACCAGAATTGGTGCCGGTTGTTCCTCGGTCGTCTCAGTCGTTGAATGCTGTTGAGCCAAGATAAAATCTCCTTTCAAACGCAAAGCTAGGTACTGCGATGCGAGAGAGTTCACAAAGGAAACCTTGGCAGAGGCAGAATGAAACTCACTGTGAAACCGCTCTCAATCGCTCACCATTATTATATGGGATTCGAGCGGCGTGCACAAGTTCGAACTGCGCTGTGACGCGGTTTATAGGGCCACTTGTGCAGTGATCTGGTCCTGCAAGTGACCGAGTGAGGTTTCAAAAAGCTTTTCAGGACGACTATTTTTTCACAAGCGCGGAATTTTTCTTCAAAAGGGGGCCACGATTGGCAGAAACGACCAAAACTAAAATTATTTTTGTTGAATGTGGCTACTTGAGCCCCATGAATGCGGCGAATGGCGGAACGACGATGTCAACCACGATGGAAATAATGACGACCGCGATGGACGCCATGGACCCTTGAATGGATCCCAGTTGCAGGGCTTTGGCAGAACCCACTGTGTGACCAGCCGTTCCTAAGCCGAGTCCGGCGCCGATGGGGTCGTTGTTGATCCGGAAGAATTTAACCAGCCAGTCGCCCAGCGCGTAAATAATGACGGCGTTGAGGATGCAGGCCATGGCGGTAACCGCGGCATTGCCCCCAATCGCGGTGGCAATTGGCATGGCGATCGCCGTGGTTGCGGCTTGTGGTAGCATAGAGGCGATGCCAATGTCGTTGAGTCCGAGGAGCTTGGCTGCGCCGTAAATGAAGAACAATGACGCAATCAAACCAATAATTAAAGACAAAACGATTTCGAGCCAGAACCGCTTGACGACATCATTTCGTCGGTACAGCGGGATAGCAAAGGCAATCGTGGCGGGGTTTAAGAACCAGAAGATGATGTCCCCACCGGGTTTGTAAGCGGACTTATAGAAGGTTGCGGTCGTGGTGCCGAAGAACTTCGCCATGAGGAAGAGGATAAAAATCCCCAATACCATGCCGACGAAGAGGGGTTGGAAGAGGAAGAACCCCTTGCCAATCTTAAAGAGCCATTGGCCGATTAAATAAACTGATAAGGAAAGAAAAATTCCAAAGACGGCATTGCCTGCGGGTGCGCCGGCGGCATTAGTGCCGAGTGCGTCGCCTAACCACTTACCCCAGACAGCCATGTGTGGCGCGGTTGTCAAAATTATCATGAACACTCATCTCTCTTATGCGTTTAAACCGATGACGGAACAACCAATTATGACTTAATATCAACGCTGCGGTGGAAGATGTGCTTCCGAATCCAAATCATGCCGGCGGTAGTATAGGCCACGACGACCAACATGACAATCGTTGCGATTAGGACCACACCCACAATCTGTAGGCCTTGGGTCTTGAGAATGTCCAGGCTGGCGGCCAGTTGAATCCCAGACGGAACGAACAGAAAGGCAATTAGGCTGATCATAAAATCACCAAATTTTTCAACATTCCGGAGCTTGACGATGTGTGTTGCTAGTAGGACGTAGAGTATAATGAGCCCGATAACCGGCGTGGGAACAGGAAAAGATGGCGGGAAGAGGGGCGAAATCAGACTGGAGACAAACAAAATTGCGGCGAAGATCGCCATTTGCACAATGATTGGCGAGGGCTTCTCCTCAGTCTGCTCTGTCGTTTGGGGAACTTTATCTTGGCTAGCCATAGAAAAATCTCCTTTCGATGAAACACCAAATCTAAGTGACCATCAACTCAATTTCACAAGGAAATTAGGCGCCTATTATGAATAAATTAATATGGGCTTAAAATCTCCTGAACTAACCTCATTATATTGGGGCCCTTCTAATTACACAAGCTTAATCTCCGCCATTTCGGTAATTACGGTATATTTATTAACTAATATTGTGACGAATAAAGTAGGCATTTGTTTTCATCAGTTTTTCGCTGAACTAACTAAGTGTTGAATGGAAGATATGAGTTTGTGAAAAATGGTCAGACCAATTGAAAACCTTAACTTTTCTGAACATTCTTAAAATGGCGGTTGTGTTTAAATTGGGAGATTTGTATAATTAGCAAAAGATATGTAGAAAAGAAAGAGGACACTTTATGAGATTTGAGATTATTGTTAGCTTATTTGCTACCATGATTATCTCCGCAGTCCTAACGCCGTTTGTACGCCGCTTCGCGTTTCAAATTGGTGCGGTGGATAAACCGAATCAGCGACGGGTCAATAAGATTCCAATGCCAACGTTGGGTGGCCTGGCGATTTTTATTGCGTTTACTTTTTCAACCATGTTCCTCTTGCGTGACCAGATGCCAACGCAACAGTTGTGGGGCCTGTTCGGCGGTGAATGTATCATTATCGCCGGGGGCATGATTGATGACGTTTTTGAATTAAAGCCACGGCAAAAGGTCATGTTTCAATTGGCCGCAGCCCTGGAAGTTTACTTCGTGGCGGGCGTCCGGATGCGTTACCTGACGTTACCGTTTGTGGGCGTCTGGCACTTTGGCTGGTTGGCCTTGCCGATTACGCTGTTGTGGATTGTGGCCATCGTTAACGCCATCAACCTGATCGATGGGCTGGATGGTCTGGCAACGGGGGTCTCAATCATTGCATTGACGACCACCGGGATTACGGGGTTGTTCTTCTTAAACGTCGCCAACACTTGGGTGGCCATCATGATCTTTGCGTTGGTGGCCGCGATGGTCGGCTTCTTGCCGTATAACTTCTTCCCGGCGCGCATTTATTTGGGAGACACCGGGGCTCAGTTCATTGGATTCATGATTGCCTGTTTCTCGCTGTACGGGTTGAAGAATGTCACGTTTATCTCCGTGATCATCCCCGTGATTATCCTCGGGGTACCCATCACGGATACGGTCTACGCCATGATTCGGCGGATCTTGAATAAGCAACCCATCTCACACGCGGACAAGCACCACTTACACCATCGCTTGATGCAACTGGGCTTGACCCACCGGCAGACGGTACTCGTGATTTACGGGATTGCGCTGATTTTTTCCTTTATTTCACTGCTGTATCCATTGTCCACGATTTGGGGGTCCGTCCTCCTGACGATTGCCATTCTGATTGGTTTGGAACTGTTCGTCGAGGCCATTGGCTTGGTGGGCTCGGATCGCCAGCCACTGTTGCACTGGATTAAGCGTATTGTGAAGCAGTTGACGTCTAAAAATTCAGATTAGTTTTGAGTGACCTCTGTGTC contains:
- a CDS encoding APC family permease — encoded protein: MWRYLKRVLIGKPLKTMDEGGQALTKFKALALLSSDALSSVAYGTEQITTVLITLSAAALMYQLWVAALVLVLLFAITLSYQQIIHAYPTGGGAYVVASTNWGQSAGLVAGGSLLVDYMLTVAVSTTSGTEAITSAIPALSPYSVLVSVLIVIGIMLLNLRGMRESAAFLTGPVYFFILMIVVMIGVGFYNIVTGNITYHASARLGGSVSGMTLLLFFRAFSSGSSSLTGVEAISNAVPNFKKPKSHNASATLAIMATILAIFFGGITFLSYYMGIRPEASQTVLSQIGVGVFGHGVIYYLLQLSTALILAVAANTGFSAFPILAYNLAKDKFLPHAYLDRGDRLGYSNGIISLAVGAIVLIFIFHGQTTLLIPLYAVGVFVPFTLSQSGMIIHWFRTREGFWQGKAFINLIGALISVVLVIFLLFLHFANVWPYLIIMPLLLLLFYRIHQHYKKVARQLRVAAKTKADMHEYDGATVIVLVSNITRVTAGAINYARSIGDYVIAMHVSFDENPEKEHKTAQEFKEEFPDIRFVDIHSSYRSIATPTLRFCDVIAKRAAERNFTTTVLVPQFVPRHPWQNVLHNQTALRLRTTLNSRENIIVSTYNYHLKE
- a CDS encoding CidA/LrgA family protein; translation: MASQDKVPQTTEQTEEKPSPIIVQMAIFAAILFVSSLISPLFPPSFPVPTPVIGLIILYVLLATHIVKLRNVEKFGDFMISLIAFLFVPSGIQLAASLDILKTQGLQIVGVVLIATIVMLVVVAYTTAGMIWIRKHIFHRSVDIKS
- a CDS encoding undecaprenyl/decaprenyl-phosphate alpha-N-acetylglucosaminyl 1-phosphate transferase — protein: MRFEIIVSLFATMIISAVLTPFVRRFAFQIGAVDKPNQRRVNKIPMPTLGGLAIFIAFTFSTMFLLRDQMPTQQLWGLFGGECIIIAGGMIDDVFELKPRQKVMFQLAAALEVYFVAGVRMRYLTLPFVGVWHFGWLALPITLLWIVAIVNAINLIDGLDGLATGVSIIALTTTGITGLFFLNVANTWVAIMIFALVAAMVGFLPYNFFPARIYLGDTGAQFIGFMIACFSLYGLKNVTFISVIIPVIILGVPITDTVYAMIRRILNKQPISHADKHHLHHRLMQLGLTHRQTVLVIYGIALIFSFISLLYPLSTIWGSVLLTIAILIGLELFVEAIGLVGSDRQPLLHWIKRIVKQLTSKNSD
- the lrgB gene encoding antiholin-like protein LrgB → MLILAENPNLALWGKWLGDGLGLNADGSTAGNAIFGIFLSLVVYLIGQWLFKISKGFFLFQPLFVGMVLGILVLFLLAKTFGTSTETFYRSAYKPGGDIIFWFLNPATIAFAVPLYRRNDIVKRFWLEIILSLIIGLSISLLVIYEAAKLIGLDTVGIASMLPQAATTAIAMPISNAIGGVGAVTATACILNSVIIYALGDWLVKFFRIDKDPIGAGLGLGTAGHTVGSAKAVQLGSIQGSMASIAVVIISIVVDLLVPPFASLVGLR
- the lrgB gene encoding antiholin-like protein LrgB is translated as MIILTTAPHMAVWGKWLGDALGTNAAGAPAGNAVFGIFLSLSVYLIGQWLFKIGKGFFLFQPLFVGMVLGIFILFLMAKFFGTTTATFYKSAYKPGGDIIFWFLNPATIAFAIPLYRRNDVVKRFWLEIVLSLIIGLIASLFFIYGAAKLLGLNDIGIASMLPQAATTAIAMPIATAIGGNAAVTAMACILNAVIIYALGDWLVKFFRINNDPIGAGLGLGTAGHTVGSAKALQLGSIQGSMASIAVVIISIVVDIVVPPFAAFMGLK
- a CDS encoding CidA/LrgA family protein, producing MSIFAAILFVASLISPLFPASLPVPTPVIGIVILYTLLATHILKLRQVEKFADFMISLIAFLFVPAGVQLAASLDILKAQGLQITAVVLIATIVMLVLVSYTAVGLIWLRQHLFHRSCAVKQESTL